A stretch of the Bombyx mori chromosome 12, ASM3026992v2 genome encodes the following:
- the LOC101740191 gene encoding malate dehydrogenase, producing MLRQISLQVANKTPVLVPRAGYKNFVMSEALAQIEKDCERFCPVPRFPPQKVAIVGAGSDIGRIAALFLKQQKVVKTLALYDDVPERYVLGIANDLAHIDTSTEIEAFQGRVFLKPALYNSDVVLICGGCYVLPPCCSVEDRELFFQNMAYVRTVTLAIAQFCPQAIVAIQTPPVDCNFALCMHTLKMAGVYNKRRVLGVNSVNAMRANQLFSAMTGTDPAARTTPVVCGTGRCTRVPVFSAGKAGNVPRSQVECLTRLIREADDIICKVKSNNGQGHLSIGFSTARFVVNIMKGLFQKPTFIDSALVEQRDPGKCYNMAVCATPVTIGKGGIVEYVVPQLNEAETKLLEDSKCDLEDMLNLGRCYAVGDEYCIHSCKCPAPPSCKTCERCQSGKKSKNK from the exons atgcttcgtcaaatcAGTCTGCAAGTTGCGAACAAAACACCGGTTCTAGTACCCAGAGCAGGCTATAAGAACTTTGTAATGTCTGAAGCGCTCGCTCagatcgagaaagactgcgaaAGGTTCTGTCCGGTACCAAGGTTCCCACCACAAAAA GTAGCCATAGTCGGCGCTGGTAGTGACATTGGTCGAATAGCAGCTTTGTTCCTAAAACAGCAGAAAGTCGTGAAAACCCTTGCCTTGTATGATGATGTACCCGAACGATACGTATTGGGAATAGCCAACGACTTAGCACATATTGATACTAGCACTGAGATCGAAGCGTTTCAAGGAAGAGTTTTCTTAAAACCAGCGCTATAT AACTCTGACGTGGTGTTAATTTGTGGAGGATGCTACGTGCTCCCTCCGTGTTGTAGCGTCGAGGACCGAGAGCTCTTTTTTCAGAACATGGCTTATGTTCGCACAGTTACATTGGCTATTGCTCAATTCTGTCCTCAAGCTATTGTGGCCATACAAACTCCGCCCGTGGACTGTAACTTCGCACTGTGTATGCAT ACCTTGAAAATGGCGGGAGTTTACAATAAGAGACGCGTTCTCGGTGTGAACTCGGTAAACGCGATGCGAGCGAATCAGCTGTTTAGCGCGATGACGGGCACTGACCCCGCTGCGCGCACTACGCCGGTCGTCTGCGGCACCGGACGCTGTACTCGAGTTCCCGTGTTCTCCGCTGGTAAAGCTGGCAATGTTCCCAGG TCGCAAGTGGAGTGTCTCACGCGTCTCATACGGGAAGCTGATGATATTATCTGCAAAGTAAAAAGCAACAACGGACAAGGACACCTTTCCATTGGGTTTTCTACTGCACGATTTGTCGTTAATATTATGAAAG GTCTTTTCCAAAAGCCGACATTTATCGATAGTGCTTTAGTGGAACAACGTGATCCCGGGAAATGTTACAATATGGCTGTTTGCGCGACACCAGTCACAATAGGGAAAGGCGGCATTGTGGAATACGTGGTGCCGCAATTGAATGAAGCTGAAACTAAACTATTGGAAGACAGCAA GTGCGACCTAGAGGATATGCTGAACCTCGGCAGATGTTATGCTGTGGGTGATGAATACTGCATCCACTCATGCAAGTGTCCAGCTCCTCCTTCTTGCAAGACCTGTGAGCGTTGTCAGAGtggaaaaaaatctaaaaataaatga